A portion of the Gossypium arboreum isolate Shixiya-1 chromosome 8, ASM2569848v2, whole genome shotgun sequence genome contains these proteins:
- the LOC108469704 gene encoding putative box C/D snoRNA protein SPCC613.07 isoform X2 yields MEEPKIGDCEECKKKASKYKCPGCCLRTCSLPCVNAHKQRTGCTGKRNITSFVPLSRFDDNLLLSDYNLLEETKRIAESATRIRSKLCNTINGGHHPHFKLPHHLRNLRTAAASRRTKLLFLPSGMSKRETNQTRFNHRKKYISWTIEWRFHSTDVVLLDHGIHEDASLCSLIENHLQPSPWNHPLRKFCEEQLDSLKFFIRRYPKGSKSPFLELDIKAPLRKLLADMVVLEYPVIHVFLPSEHCDFEVIRKNHLVTHGPEGKDSGGADNEIPKGVTFKEEEIEDNGSSLEPQVFDLMQHVLSSPLHQIPSQNKSEKAFGGNSVLSLSARAGAGNRVHSSPQAKDSGLFDDMEFDFDQGLIDAYSDLIAEINPDDFLDLEGEFAKQPETEDRTDLSNLRGVFFAEELEEGEILD; encoded by the exons ATGGAGGAACCAAAGATTGGGGATTGCGAAGAGTGCAAAAAGAAGGCGTCAAAATACAAGTGCCCAGGTTGCTGCCTCCGCACCTGCAGCCTCCCTTGCGTTAATGCTCACAAGCAACGCACTGGCTGCACTGGCAAACGCAACATCACTTCCTTTGTTCCCCTCTCTCGCTTCGACGATAATCTTCTCCTCTCCG ATTATAATCTGCTGGAGGAAACGAAGAGGATCGCTGAATCTGCTACAAGAATAAGGTCCAAACTGTGTAACACTATTAATGGTGGACATCATCCTCATTTTAAGCTACCACATCATCTTCGAAACCTCCGCACTGCTGCTGCCTCTCGCAGAACTAAGCTCTTGTTTCTGCCATCTGGAATGTCTAAGAGGGAAACTAATCAAACTCGATTTAACCACAG GAAGAAGTATATTTCATGGACCATTGAATGGCGGTTTCACTCTACAGATGTTGTTTTACTTGACCATGG TATTCATGAAGATGCAAGCCTCTGTTCATTAATTGAAAACCATCTCCAACCTAGTCCCTGGAATCATCCTCTTAGGAAGTTCTGCGAGGAGCAGCTCGACTCCCTCAAGTTTTTTATCCGAAGATACCCTAAG GGATCCAAATCGCCTTTCCTGGAGTTAGACATAAAGGCCCCATTACGGAAACTATTAGCTGATATGGTTGTTCTAGAGTATCCTGTGATTCATGTGTTTCTTCCTTCAGAACACTGTGATTTTGAAGTTATCAGGAAGAATCATCTCGTCACTCATGGGCCAGAGGGAAAAGATTCTGGCGGTGCTGATAATGAAATACCAAAAGGTGTTACCTTCAAGGAGGAGGAAATAGAAGACAATGGTAGCTCTTTAGAACCTCAGGTCTTTGATCTTATGCAGCATGTGCTGTCAAGTCCATTGCATCAAATCCCTTCTCAAAACAAGTCTGAGAAAGCATTCGGTGGTAACTCAGTTTTGTCTTTGTCGGCGAGAGCCGGGGCAGGAAACAGGGTACATTCCAGCCCCCAGGCTAAGGACTCTGGATTATTTGATGACATGGAATTTGATTTTGATCAAGGCTTAATAGATGCGTATTCAGACCTGATTGCCGAAATTAATCCAGATGACTTTCTTGATTTAGAAGGTGAATTTGCTAAGCAACCAGAAACAGAAGATAGAACAGACCTTTCAAATTTGAGGGGAGTTTTCTTTGCTGAGGAATTGGAGGAGGGGGAGATCCTAGATTAA
- the LOC108469704 gene encoding putative box C/D snoRNA protein SPCC613.07 isoform X1 has product MEEPKIGDCEECKKKASKYKCPGCCLRTCSLPCVNAHKQRTGCTGKRNITSFVPLSRFDDNLLLSGFTSTSFSYLFIYCFCRIPFIFTEPKLLVDYNLLEETKRIAESATRIRSKLCNTINGGHHPHFKLPHHLRNLRTAAASRRTKLLFLPSGMSKRETNQTRFNHRKKYISWTIEWRFHSTDVVLLDHGIHEDASLCSLIENHLQPSPWNHPLRKFCEEQLDSLKFFIRRYPKGSKSPFLELDIKAPLRKLLADMVVLEYPVIHVFLPSEHCDFEVIRKNHLVTHGPEGKDSGGADNEIPKGVTFKEEEIEDNGSSLEPQVFDLMQHVLSSPLHQIPSQNKSEKAFGGNSVLSLSARAGAGNRVHSSPQAKDSGLFDDMEFDFDQGLIDAYSDLIAEINPDDFLDLEGEFAKQPETEDRTDLSNLRGVFFAEELEEGEILD; this is encoded by the exons ATGGAGGAACCAAAGATTGGGGATTGCGAAGAGTGCAAAAAGAAGGCGTCAAAATACAAGTGCCCAGGTTGCTGCCTCCGCACCTGCAGCCTCCCTTGCGTTAATGCTCACAAGCAACGCACTGGCTGCACTGGCAAACGCAACATCACTTCCTTTGTTCCCCTCTCTCGCTTCGACGATAATCTTCTCCTCTCCGGTTTCACTTCCACTTCCTTTtcctacttatttatttattgtttttgtaGGATCCCATTCATCTTTACTGAACCTAAATTGCTTGTAGATTATAATCTGCTGGAGGAAACGAAGAGGATCGCTGAATCTGCTACAAGAATAAGGTCCAAACTGTGTAACACTATTAATGGTGGACATCATCCTCATTTTAAGCTACCACATCATCTTCGAAACCTCCGCACTGCTGCTGCCTCTCGCAGAACTAAGCTCTTGTTTCTGCCATCTGGAATGTCTAAGAGGGAAACTAATCAAACTCGATTTAACCACAG GAAGAAGTATATTTCATGGACCATTGAATGGCGGTTTCACTCTACAGATGTTGTTTTACTTGACCATGG TATTCATGAAGATGCAAGCCTCTGTTCATTAATTGAAAACCATCTCCAACCTAGTCCCTGGAATCATCCTCTTAGGAAGTTCTGCGAGGAGCAGCTCGACTCCCTCAAGTTTTTTATCCGAAGATACCCTAAG GGATCCAAATCGCCTTTCCTGGAGTTAGACATAAAGGCCCCATTACGGAAACTATTAGCTGATATGGTTGTTCTAGAGTATCCTGTGATTCATGTGTTTCTTCCTTCAGAACACTGTGATTTTGAAGTTATCAGGAAGAATCATCTCGTCACTCATGGGCCAGAGGGAAAAGATTCTGGCGGTGCTGATAATGAAATACCAAAAGGTGTTACCTTCAAGGAGGAGGAAATAGAAGACAATGGTAGCTCTTTAGAACCTCAGGTCTTTGATCTTATGCAGCATGTGCTGTCAAGTCCATTGCATCAAATCCCTTCTCAAAACAAGTCTGAGAAAGCATTCGGTGGTAACTCAGTTTTGTCTTTGTCGGCGAGAGCCGGGGCAGGAAACAGGGTACATTCCAGCCCCCAGGCTAAGGACTCTGGATTATTTGATGACATGGAATTTGATTTTGATCAAGGCTTAATAGATGCGTATTCAGACCTGATTGCCGAAATTAATCCAGATGACTTTCTTGATTTAGAAGGTGAATTTGCTAAGCAACCAGAAACAGAAGATAGAACAGACCTTTCAAATTTGAGGGGAGTTTTCTTTGCTGAGGAATTGGAGGAGGGGGAGATCCTAGATTAA